TGAGATATTCTTCTTGTCTTACCCTTCATCCTAAAAGTTTTACCTTGTAACCTTCTTTTTGGTATCATTGTAAGTTTATTCTTTCACTTATGAGATGATAGAAAACAATACAATtgatcaaaatgtcaaatttattaaaataatatagtcTAACATAATACGAGATGTTATGAAACGATAGATATGACATatataaagttatttaaatcttaatgaagataaaaaaaatatactaagaAATTTCTTCCCATGTGCTCAAAGGTTTGGTGAGCCCTAAACTAGGGTAAGATAGTAAACATCCAGTGAAATTAACTGATATGCGTGTAAGCTGATTCAGACACCAccgttataaaataaaaatgaaatgataataAACAATTACAAAAAGAACTGTATCCCAAATGAGAAATGTTGTTTTGGGGAATGTTTCAatagttacattttttttccctttataaTAAAAAGGGGAATAAGCTTCTATGTAACAATGGTACAAGAGAATATTATATACTACTAATAATAGAAGCTAGATGGGATTTCTAAGCCCACCATGGAGCATCACCAGTTCTGAAGTCTGTTTCAACCCATGGAACAAACACCACTTTCCCATCATCAACGTCTGCATGAGCCAATGCCAAGGACTGTGCCAACAATAGAAAAACACAATGTTAGTATCGGTGTCGGATCCATCTGAACTTAGTACTTTCGAGACGGaacataaatttatgttaaCATCCATAAAATAGTAAGAAAATAGTAGTGCAGACATTGAAATTCTGTGAAAATCACATGTTAAATTCTAATTGGGGCTCTACAAGATGTACTCGATTCTACTTAAGATTGTTTGAGGCTACTCTACCCTACAACCTAGCTTATGTCTATATAAAGCGTATTATATTCCCTTAAAGTGGCATCTCAAATATCCTGTTAACGCTTGGAATATTCGTAAAGAGATCAAAATATATCACTATTCTTATAATCAAATACTTCAAGAAGATTCACAAATTCTATCATCTTTAATTTGAGAAATACGCTACTAGCCGCCCtcaaattaaggaaaatatcCAGAGAGAAGAATAAGGGAGAAACAAAATTACACCAACAACTATTTATCAATAATATTCTTGTTTCTTCCGATCTTATTTGTGatggatttattttttatatatttaaaatttgttacaAACAAGTAGATATGAACATTCAACTATAAAAATACATGAATTCAATGGTAAAAACCTTTTCTAAAGGTTGAACATGTAATGTTTAGATCCTAGATTCACTCTGTAAACATAGCATGTGTCATTATAAATGTTGTCTCTAACCAAACAAAACCAGTGAATTTAGAATGAGCGTGATCTTAATGTATATAttcttataaatagttcgaGCTAGAATGTGTTCAGTTGAACCGACAAAAGCCGCCCCTCGAAGCCAAAAGGGTGattgataagaaaaatataaagacaAGTAGTAGAGCATTTAAAACAGGGGTTTTGAACTTACTAAAGGAGCAGGTCCTCTAACAACTTTTCCTTGATTGTTGTATTGAGATCCATGGCAAGGGCAAATGAACTTGTTCTCAGCAGTATTCCACGGCACGACACAACCAAGGTGAGTGCACACAGCATTGATACCATAGGTCGCGAGTGTTCCATCGTTCTCCACAACAAGGTAAGTAGGATCTCCCTAAAATATCTTCAAGTTAACACTAAATTTTGCAAAGAAACTATGACACTGAACGAAAATGTACGAGTACCTTTAGTCCTTGTGTGAGGGTTCGAGTTCCAGGTGCATGAGTTTTGAGCCATTCAGTCACAACAACATCATTGCCATTAGCATCTTTGGCAAGGGTACCACCACTACCACCTCCTGAGCTGTTGATCAACTCCAAATAGAACGAAAAAATCACAAATCATGGTTAGTTACCCAATCATAACAACAATGTCTCGTAtgagatagatagatagacagaTAGATTGATCAAGCCCGTCTAGTGATATACAAAAGCCTTTTATCTTTTGTGAGTTACAAAGGAATTGTTAACACATCAAGTTTCCATGTCATTACATTTATCTATATGTCCCTATCGTATCGACTTAGAATTGAACAAAGAGTAACATAGCTAGAGCCTATTTGCATTGACTTTTTTAGGCGTTTTTAAACAGTTACAGTATTTAGGCAAGATTAAGAAGTAATCTTACTAAGCCATTGTTTTGaacctaaaataagtcaaaagtcATAAGTTAACATATGACGTTTGGCTCTTAAGCAATAAGTCCATCCAAACTTTACACCGGTTATGTAGATATTAGTTAGGTATCGATAGTTAATTCTATTTTCTACCCTGCATAATTTACTTCTTAATTAGCTATCAAACGTTGTATACAGAAATTAATACATCAAATATGAAAGAACTAACCCAGGAGGTGCAAAGAAAGTAGCATAAGGTACAAGCATTCCACCAGTTGGTAAAGCAAGTGCACCCAATAAAAGCAAATTCATAAGATTCCTTTTTTCCATATCAGGCACTCTATCATCTGCTGGAATGCTAGCTGCCATACATTTCACTTTCATCCTCTTATCCTTTCCCATTCCATGACCATTAATCTTCATCGGCTTCACAAGCAACGCTTGTGAAACCGATGAAAGACCACTTTTGCTTGAGCATAGctgaaaattataacaaaaaactGTTACAGCAGTAGAGTCAGAATTTTCactaaaaactatatatatacacataacaagtaatttttaataagatttatatatataatataatttttcgatgGATGTTAGCCTAACTAGCTCCGCGCATTACCTGAGAAGGAGTTACATGAGAAAGAGTGGAAGAAGCCATGTTAATTAATGTGTGTGTTGAGAAGAGAGGAAGTGGATGGGGATGTTATTCTTGTAATGTAGAAAAAAATAGATTACTAGAAAGATGATGAGAGTCACTCAATGACTAGATAAGGCAAGTAACTAGTATAGCCACACAATTGGATATTAGCCATTTTCAATTGTTTCTATTTTCTATTGGTGGAAAATGTGAATTATCCACTTTACATTTCATATCCAACAAATGAGTTGTTTGGGTCTAGTTGGGCTTATAACTCAAACTTTAAAAAACCATTTTTGTGTAATAAGTCTATAAAAATTAGGAAATGGGCCACTTCATTTGGTTTGTGTCTTAGTAGCTTAACTTGCACTTGATTTTTAAAATGGTAACTTCCAAAAGTTTCTATCCGTTTAGAAGATAATTACTTAGATATACGCTAGTTTATAATATTACAAAGCTTATCAGATTTTGATATGTCTAGATACGTttcagatacatgtatcttaGGATATATGAGGTtaaaattaggtgtaatttattCTACATATACTGTATCCAAGTGAATTTATATGTATCTGAAATATATAGACGAATCTCGCTAGCCACTCTCCTATATCATTAGTGTATCTGAAATATGTAGACAAGTCTCACTCGCCTTTCTCATGTTCTTGTTCATCTCTTTTCCTATTTCAGTATACCTGATAGTAAAAAATATGTATCTCACttgaaatttgatataaaattattaattaatgagacaaaatataattattttcaaactttagACAGAATTAGTAAATACGGTAAGGATGTTTGATTAATCAGGTAAAAGTTTGTTTggaacataattattattagtgGCTAAAATTTGTCTAATTATGATTGGTAACCACTGGTTTGAAGTTGTATATGTAATAATATGTTCACTAGTGACTGTTTTGGAGTTGTATAAGTTGGTTCAATTTGATTGTATCGAACACATAATATTTTGCTAGATACATTGTATCAATTCGTCCAATCTAGTTATATCATCAACACAAACAATATCATTGGATACATCATTACAATACATTGTATTATCATTTTGTATGAGTTGTATCAGTACATATAATACACTTTACAATCATCACCAGAAAACAACACACAtacaacatacatatatactttCTATTGATGCAACATATACTTGTATTATTGAGTGTATGCTCCTTGTATGTATCAGAAATAGACTTATGatacatgtatatatttattccAATCATTAAATTATTCTACTCAATATATAATGTTCTTGATATTAAGTGTTGATTTAATCAACTCGAACCATATGGACCAATAAGTCATATACAAGTCCAAAACACAATACTCAAAAATAGGAACCCAATTGTTACACTACTACATAAATCCTCATTGCCAATGATTCACCCATATTTTGGTACGAAAtcaaacaataacaacaatatattCAATGTAGGTTAAAATAACacaatatgaaatatgttattttaattaatcttagatcaattttttttacccaACCTACTTAAAATAGAATGACTATATAAGTACAATCAATTTTTAATAGAAGAGGAAGCATCAAATAGTTACCAACTTATTAATTACCATCTCtcttattaaattttcttttcacaAATTCTAACTATTATAATTATGAGCATAGAAATTCATCATAACACATAATAGGAGAAAATGGAGATATAAATAGTCCATACTCAACTTCTAAAGGCACACAAAATTCAgtattattattagtagtacTATTAAAACTATCTATTAAAAATGGTTCTGTCCAAAAATTTCCAATGGATTCTTCAAATGATTCTTCTTGAATTATGTCACATTCTGCATCCATaatattttccatattttgGTCAGTTGTAACACAAGATGAAACTTCACTATATGTTTCATTTGGAGTAATATTTTGGTCTTCATCACTTTTTTGATTGACATTACTTGCCTCTCTCTTTTTTCCATTAGATATTgttaattcatgttttgatctTTTCTTGAGAGATGTGTgccaatgattttttatttcattgtcTGATCTTCCTGGTAAGTGAATAGCAATTGCTGACCATCttcaataaagaaaacaaaatttacattagattctttttttggggggggggggagtcgCACTTGATTAAAGGATAAAACAAATTAGAGTAGAGATATTTGTATAGTtataaataattacaataaaGATAAATGATAtgtttaaagttaaataaaaatatttttttaaatcgactaaaaaaaatatattgctTACTTATTCCCAATTTCTGCATGAAGCTTCATGATGATCTGGTCTTCTTCTCTAGTGTAGTTTCCTCTTTTAATATTTGGCTGAAGATAATTAAGCCATCTTAATCTGCAGCTCTTTCCGCACCTTGATAATCCTTCTCAAGGAGAAAAACATCACTAAGTGAGATAAAATAATGGAtgtacttatatttattttcggcgcaaattgtgtttttttaaaaaaaaaattatttatcaatgTATTATAAACTATTGTATACGTTattgttttcaatttttgacAATATAAAAGTAGATTTTGATTCAGAAATAAAGAGGCGAAAGAGGTACatttaaattttcatcaaattttttcaaGAGATAGTTCACTAATAGTTCGAAAGATAAGTCATTTAACCCTTCACatccaaatatatataaatagtaaatacttaatttttaatttaaattttgccTCTGCCACTAACACTTAATAAAAAGAAGATTCTACATATATGTTCCAAGAtgacatgtcattttttttttttggatttatgTTTTATACACCGTCTGTgtggataatattttttaccAATTCTCACTCTGAGGTCATCGAATATAAATCACTttaaaatatgagatttgaaattcttaaactaaaataagtttCATGCGTTATCTCATGATGATATAAAAGTTATTCATAACAACGATATATATTACTTAAACTCGTTCTTTCAAAAAGAGAGAGGAAAAAGTTGGAGATAAAATACCAGCAAACTTTGGAAGTTGACGCCAATTCCAACAGCCATATTTATTAACATAAGCTGctaattttttatcttcttcaaGTGTCCAAGTACCCTTTTTTAATCCACTTTTTTTGTCATACCAACGTGTTCTTgccattttttttctctcttcctTATTgttctgtttttctttttgtatatataggtaaataaatgtaatattaTTGTACCAAAAGATATATAAAGTGAGAAAAACGTGTAATATTGTATGAaacgaaaataaataaaaaaaataaaaacgttGATATATTATCTATAAGGTGTGGTCCTTCTAAGAAGACTCATTTTGTGCATTATCTCTTTTGTGATTCATGTTTCAATTTGGTCCTCACTTCTCTGATTCTCCAAGTTATATAATGCCCCACAAGTCGAATCGAAATTGATTATTCGAAtcgaaaaaaagttattaacttATTGGTAATAAATTGTTGATTGAATGGTTTCGataatgatattaattttttaacagTTTGAAGTTTTTCTTAActgattatttaatatataatctCATAGTaagttaataaattatacttatatcattcaatatataaagttcttgacttagggtttttttaattatatttttatttcttgttgTCTCAAACTCTTGGTTATTCTACAATGTGTCAATGTTTGCTTTTGAGCAAGATGCAATATGTCAACTCATCTGCATGATTCATTTAATTTGTCTTATAAGTTCGGTTCACCGATAACCGAACTTATAATGATCAATAATCGATAAGTCAATATCTTAATAGTTATATACCAGTTTAGCATATCTACAAAACAATAACACTGGTGAACGGTGATAGTCCCAACTcccattttaaattatttttcatgtttcttaTTTATATGCCACCTAAATAAAAGTTAATCAacataattatttctttatttatatcttaaaatataatcctaatatatctatatttatttCTGTATCGTCTTTCCgtaattgaataatattttttatttacatgcaaatattaaaaaaaacttaaaaaatcacttatttttctagaatatatatactaaaagcATTCCCACACACTCTCATCAGACTCATTCTTCCTTCCTCTTTTGTTTATACATTGTTTGAGTTGAATTCGAGTGAGATGTTATAAACATGACAACTAATTTAAAAGGAATAAGAAGCTATAAAAGTTAAAGTGTATATTGTATATTAGCAACTAGAATCCTTGCTTCAagcatatatatgtttataattcAATGAAACAAAtgtttgatttttcttctgaAATTGTTAAAACTATAATATACTTTTGTCTCTTCATGATATTTGGTACCACTTGTCTTGCATACAGTGAATTTGTGTCTGAAAAATAAGTGAGCTATAAAAACTAATTTGGAAGGGAATAAATTAAAGTCAATTGATATTTTCACTAAGTATGCCAATTGGTAAACGGCGTTGAGAGAGTCGTCCATGTGACAAAATATCTATGCAGCCAAGTTGGGCTCTCACCTTACATCTATTATTGAAAATTTACGAATATTCTACTAGTTTAAGAGTTAATTATCTagatatactttaatttttaatattatagaCTTTACCAGATCGATTTTGGTGTTTCAAGATACTCAAATACGTTCGGGTACATGTATCTCAGGGTTAGGTGTAATTTGTTTAACAAATCTCGCTTGTCTCCCTCCTATCATACTCGCCACTCTCCTATGTATATGGATACCAGATACATACGAAACACAccagatatatacatatacatgtatttagtgTATATCTAGTGTGATTTATGACATGTATCTGTTGAGATACATGAGTATATATCTCGCTCGCTTCCCTTCCCTTCCCATCTCGCTCTTCCTATTTTAGTATATCTAGTAGCAAAATTACATCTATCTAGATACGTACCTTTCTCAATATATATGGTAGAAAACATTTAATTAGTTGTAAGATACATAATCATTTAAAACTATACGTAGAATTAgaatatatgatatgaatgtaTGTTTAATAAGGTAATTCTTCtaatttatgataattatttattccgtttatttttacttgttaaatttaataaattaaaaaataatttaccattttatattaattttctttctattattacttctactATACTTTCAACATTTAAATGTCTtgctataaataaaaataatatatagtaaaataaaCATGGCCAATTAAGTTcctttttgttcattttacaCAAGTGACAACCGGTTTGCTCTTGACTTCTAAAACATGATGCACCTTCATGGGTCTCATTATTGGGAAAAAAGTTCCATACATAGAAGTAGTTTTACtgtatcaaaaataatttttaaatattaatagttCAATAGTcgttaaatatgtatattttatattaataataactaacttttttttataaatattttcaaagtcTATCACAACAATGAATTGAATTGTTATAAACGTATATATCGAAtctctaatttaaatctcaaattaTGAACAATCACTCACTTTTGACAGTTATACGATTCTATAAGATGATTCCGTTGAATCACAAAAGGTATATTGACCTGCCGTGTTGAAATTGTAGGATGTATTTCTGATTATTTGTGCAATAATCATTGAATACAGGCAAACATGCAAGCTAGCTATGAAAGTGAAACATGAGGAATTCATGATGgacactaaaaaaattaatttaatgacAAAGACACATGCATCAATGTGTTTAATATGTTTATCATGTTTAACGGAGGGGTGTTATACTCCATAAAAATAGtctttatgattaattaattaaagtaatgGTAATTACTCAagtaattgccgctaaatactATTTTAGTGGctatcaatattttttgtaaatctCTCTAAAATCTATAGcaacattaaattaaatatcaagTAATTTGTGTTTTTAAGAGATTtaacattctttttaaatatgcACATCAAAGTTGCCACTAATACAGTGTGTCAGTGGCAACATTTTACAACTTATAATAGCGACTAAAGTTGACACCAAAATAGTCTTTTAGGTGGCAATAATTATAGATTTAGTGGCGATTAAGTTGCCACTAATACGGTGTTTTAGTGGCAATGATTATAGGTTTCAGTGGAGACAAAAGTTGACACTAATGGTGTTGTTTTAGCGGCAATGATTATAGTTTTAGTGGCGACCAAATTTGCCACTAAAACAGTCTTTTAGTGGCAACGTTTATGCCTTTTAGTAGCGACTAGAGTTAACACTAAACAATGTTTTAATGACaacaattatatgttttagGGCGACTAAGTTTCCACTAGAATATTTTAGTGACGGCAAAAGTTGACACAAATACAGTGTTTTACTGGCAAGTTTTATAGCTTTTAGTGGCGATAAAAAATTTCCGCTAACAATGTTTAGTGGCGACTAAAGTTGACACTAATACAGTGTTTTAATTGCAACAATTATAGGTTTTACTGTCGACTAACTAATACTATCTTTTATTGGCAACAAAAATTAACACTTATACAGGGTTATAGTGGCGAGAATTTACACTTTTGGTGGCGTCAAAAGTTGCCACTAATACATCTTTTAGTGTCGACATTTATAGCTTTTAGTGGCGACTAAAGTTGACACTAATACAACAATTATATCTTATAGTGGctacatttattatttagtGGCGACTAAATTTGCCACTAATAATATCTTCTAGTGGCGACTTATGTTCTATAAAAACgatttttatgattaattaaataattaatattaattacttaattaattatcgctaaatattattttagtggTTATTAACATTTTTTGTAAATCTCTCTAAAATCTATAGCGACATTaagttaaatatcaattaatttgtGTTCATAAGAGATTTAACACTCTTTGTAAGGTGCCActaaaatctatttttattatagtgtGTATATGATGCAGTTTAGTTTGATTTTCAGCAAAccaaatattatattgaataaatATAAGTAGGAATTATTGATGGAGGTTTTGActaaattaagtcattatataaagcaattcatcaaaataatatgttttttttaaaattttataaaattagtataaacgtatttcacggtaacgttttaggatatattttattttaaaagctGACGACGTtagattgatatacgttactcaaaataacgttttaggagtaaaacatTACCTACAGTAAGTATATCAACCTAAAGctgttagttttaaaaaattaaatataccctaaaacgttattGTGAAATACcattatactagttttgtaaattttagaaaaatatattattttgataaattatttcttataatGGCTCAGTTTGGtaaaaaattcttattgatGTATACCATAACAAGAATTTTGGGTTACAAAAATAATCACATAAGACAAGAACATATGTCCTCGGGGATGGTTTTGTTGGTTTGGAGGGTGGTCATCCACCCAGATGACCCGAGATTGATCCCCTTAATACCTTCTGAGTCGAGTTTGTCGCATAGAATTTGCTTAGTACAGTTAAAATCTCATGTGTTTGTAGATTATTACACAGTGAAAGATTTACCCAGTGGGCACAAAGTGCTCACCACAGAGTACTCATCCAAAGGACAGAGATTGTAACAGAAATTTATTGCGGCCTcggttaattaaaaaaatatgaaagaaagaaCATACTTATCATGTTTATCAGAAATAATCGAATCCAGTACTTAAAACATGTCAAGTTGAAGTCGTAACACAATTAATTAAGTGGCAACTGGCAAGCTCTAAATTAGGATCTTTACTTAATacctaaatcatttttcatcattttaattattaaagttGTGGGCACTCGGCAGCCTTCACTAATTTAATTTGTTCTATATTCATTTTAAAGTGCTTTTGcattctaattaaattaatatagacAAGTTTTgtctaattatatttattctttatcataATAAAGTAACAGCAACTTTATTACTCAaagttttcctaaaagaaaaaaccAATTGTTTTGTCATATAAAAAGACTTCCAACTTCTATAAATTGAGTATCTTTTTTTCTGCAAATCCATAGCATCGGTGGATCAATCAGAAagcaccaaaatttgataagatacttaatattataaactaaagtgtatttaagttatttagctctgaaactaataaaatttatgtaagtcgctcaaattaattaataataataatttgctTATATCCAATTTATTCATTCAAGATTTGCCTTGTTAGCTTTCGCATGTCGTCTTATTATTTGGACCCCAACACCCATCAACATGGTTAGTGAGATTTAAACTACACACTTAAAAAATTGCAACTATCCAAACCCtaccaaacaaacaaaaaaaaaaaattcacctttGTTCTATAGCTCTATATAAATTGAATCAcatattttcatgtcttaaaaCTTTgtgttcaaaaaaaaagaaaaagaagggtCAATGAAGAGCAAATTCTTTCATTGTTTTCGTCCCATTGTTGAGGATTCTGTTCTTCATAATCATGCTATTG
This portion of the Solanum pennellii chromosome 12, SPENNV200 genome encodes:
- the LOC107007225 gene encoding cytochrome b6-f complex iron-sulfur subunit, chloroplastic, which translates into the protein MASSTLSHVTPSQLCSSKSGLSSVSQALLVKPMKINGHGMGKDKRMKVKCMAASIPADDRVPDMEKRNLMNLLLLGALALPTGGMLVPYATFFAPPGSGGGSGGTLAKDANGNDVVVTEWLKTHAPGTRTLTQGLKGDPTYLVVENDGTLATYGINAVCTHLGCVVPWNTAENKFICPCHGSQYNNQGKVVRGPAPLSLALAHADVDDGKVVFVPWVETDFRTGDAPWWA
- the LOC107006920 gene encoding transcription factor MYB14-like, whose amino-acid sequence is MARTRWYDKKSGLKKGTWTLEEDKKLAAYVNKYGCWNWRQLPKFAGLSRCGKSCRLRWLNYLQPNIKRGNYTREEDQIIMKLHAEIGNKWSAIAIHLPGRSDNEIKNHWHTSLKKRSKHELTISNGKKREASNVNQKSDEDQNITPNETYSEVSSCVTTDQNMENIMDAECDIIQEESFEESIGNFWTEPFLIDSFNSTTNNNTEFCVPLEVEYGLFISPFSPIMCYDEFLCS